The following is a genomic window from Bacillus sp. V2I10.
GGCTTTACTCGCGGGGGGGATTATTGATCATCATGATCTTCTTTATATAAAAAGCAGAAAAAATCGGACACATAACATGTCCGATTTCTTACATCAGCCTGTATTCCGGAGTCCTGCAGCGATTCCGTTTATCGTCAGCAGCACTTCGCTTAACAGTTCTTCATGAGGGCGATCATCTCCGGTTTCGCGCAGTTTCGAAATCACTTCAACCTGAAAAAAGCTTAATGGATCCACATAAGGATTTCGGAGCCTTACAGATTCCTGGATGTTTGGAATGTGATCCATTAACTCTGTCTGCTCTGTAATGTGGAGGAGGATTTCTTTTGTTCTGTTGTATTCTGCCTTGATATCGTTAAAGATCCGTTCAGCTGCCTGCTGATCGTCAACCATGCCGAGATATTCTTTTGCTGCCATTAAATCGGCTTTTAATAAAGCCATTTGCAGATTGTCGATGGTTGAACGGAAGAACGGCCAGCTTTTGTACATTTGCTGAAGGCGGTCCAGGTTTGCTGCATCCTTTATCCCTCTTTGTAATCCAGTTCCGGCTGCATACCAGGCAGGGAGGAGCTGACGGCTCTGTGTCCATGCGAACACCCATGGAATGGCCCGCAAATCTTCAAACCGCTCGCTTCCTTTACGGCTCATCGGGCGGGACCCGATATTGAGCGCCCCGAGTTCAGGCAGCGGAGTCGCTTGTTTAAAATAAGTTAAGAAGTCTGGATCTTTAAATACAAGCTCCTGATATTTACTCAGTGACACAGAAGATATCTGATCCATGGCTTCTTCCCAGTCGTTCGTGCGGATATCTGACTGTTCCGCTTCACTTGAAACATGCGCTGCAGCTGTAAGGAGTGTTGAAGCTGCCTGCTCAAGGCTGCGGTAAGCTATGTCAAATAAACCATAGCGCGATGAGAGAACCTCTCCCTGCTCGGTAATTTTGACTCCGTCTCCAAGGGTCTCAGCCGGCTGAGAAAGAAGACTTCTGTTAAGAGGACCGCCGCCGCGTCCAAGCGAACCGCCGCGTCCATGGAAAAACTTCAGACGAATGCTGTACTGTTTAGCCATATCATGAATTTCCTGCTGAGCTTTGTAGAGCTTCCAGTTGGCTGTAAGTGTCCCGCCATCTTTGCTTCCATCAGAGTAGCCAAGCATGATTTCCTGCAGGTTGTTTTGCTCCTGCAGATGCTTGCGGTAAAAATCCAATTGGAAAAGCTTCTCCATAATTTTAGGACCTGCAATCAAATCATCAATCGTCTCAAGCAGGGGAGCGACATTTAGCTTGCTTTCAATCCGTCCATCAGGGTGCAGACGATAAAGGCCTGCTTCCTTGGCAAGAACCATCACTTCAAGCAAATCACTCGCTGATTGCGTCATGCTCACTAAGTACACTTCAATTGACCTCTCGCCAAATTCCTTGTGTGCGTTGCGGATCATATGGAATACTTCCAAAACATCCTGAGTTTCTTTTGAGTAATCCTCTTTAAAGGAAACAAGAGGTCTTGGATCCTGCAGAACATCTCCGAGTAGCTTCATTTTTTCTTCTTCTGACAGGCTCGAATAATCCTCAGCAAGCTTTACGTAATGGAAAAGTTCTTTAATTGCAGCCTCATGCTCGCCGCTGTGATTGCGGATATCAAGGGTTGCAAGATGAAAGCCGAACAGTTCGACCTGACGGATCAGCTTCTGCAGACTTTTCAGCTCATAGCCTTTAGGATGATGAAGCTTAACACTTTTCTGAATCAGCTTCAGATCATCTAAAAATTGATCAGAAGCTTTATAGCCAAAATCACTCTGCGGATCTAATTTTTTTAGCATAATCGTTAATTTACAGCGATACACTTCATGCTCAATTTGCCATCTTTCTTTTTTGCTTAAAAGAGAAACTTCATTGCGCACTGAATTAAGCAGCTCATCACTGACAGTCACACGCTTTGTCGATTGGCTCAGTCGCTTTCTCAATTGCTTCAGTGATTCTTTGTATTTGCGGACAGCAAGTGTTCTGTGTTTATTCAGCGTTTTCCAAGTGATATCCGCCGTTACATTTGGATTTCCGTCTCGGTCTCCGCCGATCCACGATCCGAAGCGGAGAAAGTTAGGGACCTGCCACTCACTTTCCTGATAGTGAGTCTGCAGACAATCCTCCAATTCCTGATGAATTTGAGGCAGCACTTCAAATAATGTTTCATCAAAATAATACAGCCCATTTGCGACTTCATCCATTACTGTAGGCTTACGGTCTCGCAGCTCATCCGTCTGCCACAAAATTACGACTTCATTAAATAGTCGGTCCTCAAGCTCTGCCCGTTCACGCTTTGTATGAATCGGCTGATCCAGACTATTAAGCAGCGCAGCGATCCGTTTATGAATTTCGAGGACACTTCGTCTTGTCGCTTCTGTTGGATGTGCTGTGATAATCAGCTCCAGCGAAAGGGTCTTGAGCAGATTCTGAATAACGTCCGCAGAGATGCCATTCTCTTTTAATGAAGCAACGGCATTTTCCAATGAACCTGGCTGTTTGACAGACTCTTCCTGAAATTGATAATCGCGTCTTCGTCTGATTCGGTGGTTCTGCTCTGCGATATTGACTAAATGAAAATAGACCGCAAAGGCTCTGATAACCTGTTTTCTAAGCGGAGGTTCAAGCGTCCTTATTTCCCTTTTTAAATCGGCATATATAGAATCATCCGCATGACTGCGAAGAGATTTTGTCATCTCCCGGATTTTTTCGACCTTATCTAACAGCTGCTGTCCGCCCTGGTGAACGAGCACATCTCCCAGCATGTTTCCAAGGAACTTTACATCGCGGCGCAGTGCCGCGTTATGATTGCGATCTTGTATGGTTTCTGATTTTACCGTCATTCTATGCACCTCTTTTACTGGAATGGATTCCATCTTTTTACCATTTGTTTTTTGAAAAT
Proteins encoded in this region:
- the ppc gene encoding phosphoenolpyruvate carboxylase, with the protein product MTVKSETIQDRNHNAALRRDVKFLGNMLGDVLVHQGGQQLLDKVEKIREMTKSLRSHADDSIYADLKREIRTLEPPLRKQVIRAFAVYFHLVNIAEQNHRIRRRRDYQFQEESVKQPGSLENAVASLKENGISADVIQNLLKTLSLELIITAHPTEATRRSVLEIHKRIAALLNSLDQPIHTKRERAELEDRLFNEVVILWQTDELRDRKPTVMDEVANGLYYFDETLFEVLPQIHQELEDCLQTHYQESEWQVPNFLRFGSWIGGDRDGNPNVTADITWKTLNKHRTLAVRKYKESLKQLRKRLSQSTKRVTVSDELLNSVRNEVSLLSKKERWQIEHEVYRCKLTIMLKKLDPQSDFGYKASDQFLDDLKLIQKSVKLHHPKGYELKSLQKLIRQVELFGFHLATLDIRNHSGEHEAAIKELFHYVKLAEDYSSLSEEEKMKLLGDVLQDPRPLVSFKEDYSKETQDVLEVFHMIRNAHKEFGERSIEVYLVSMTQSASDLLEVMVLAKEAGLYRLHPDGRIESKLNVAPLLETIDDLIAGPKIMEKLFQLDFYRKHLQEQNNLQEIMLGYSDGSKDGGTLTANWKLYKAQQEIHDMAKQYSIRLKFFHGRGGSLGRGGGPLNRSLLSQPAETLGDGVKITEQGEVLSSRYGLFDIAYRSLEQAASTLLTAAAHVSSEAEQSDIRTNDWEEAMDQISSVSLSKYQELVFKDPDFLTYFKQATPLPELGALNIGSRPMSRKGSERFEDLRAIPWVFAWTQSRQLLPAWYAAGTGLQRGIKDAANLDRLQQMYKSWPFFRSTIDNLQMALLKADLMAAKEYLGMVDDQQAAERIFNDIKAEYNRTKEILLHITEQTELMDHIPNIQESVRLRNPYVDPLSFFQVEVISKLRETGDDRPHEELLSEVLLTINGIAAGLRNTG